A window from Citrus sinensis cultivar Valencia sweet orange chromosome 5, DVS_A1.0, whole genome shotgun sequence encodes these proteins:
- the LOC102618496 gene encoding uncharacterized protein LOC102618496 isoform X3, translated as MSRLPSSAVSPLGKDCIISSMKAIVIIVSRRFDRKLESTARVWWENNEVQGVEALRKILLPTKYLYFSQIECLLVCLSKPRGGLGNSHPLKKA; from the exons ATGTCCAG GTTGCCATCCAGCGCTGTGAGCCCTCTTGGTAAGGATTGCATTATTTCATCCATGAAAGCA ATTGTTATAATTGTGTCTCGAAGATTTGATAGGAAATTGGAAAGTACTGCAAGAGTTTG GTGGGAAAACAATGAAGTTCAAGGTGTAGAGGCATTGAGGAAAATTTTGTTGCCAACTAAATACttgtatttttctcaaatcGAATGTCTACTTGTGTGTCTTTCAAAACCAAGAGGTGGGCTTGGAAACAGCCATCCTTTGAAGAAAGCTTAA
- the LOC102618496 gene encoding uncharacterized protein LOC102618496 isoform X1, producing MRHRVKPLSAVISHRRGTAPSLANQPPKLTAVLATHHHNTLPLPANTPQNLLKTSSHNVQVAIQRCEPSWWENNEVQGVEALRKILLPTKYLYFSQIECLLVCLSKPRGGLGNSHPLKKA from the exons ATGCGTCACCGCGTCAAGCCTCTCTCCGCTGTCATAAGTCACCGACGCGGCACCGCGCCATCACTAGCCAACCAACCACCAAAATTGACAGCCGTGCTAGCTACCCACCACCACAATACCCTGCCACTGCCTGCTAATACTCCACAAAATCTTCTCAAGACTTCTAGCCACAATGTCCAG GTTGCCATCCAGCGCTGTGAGCCCTCTTG GTGGGAAAACAATGAAGTTCAAGGTGTAGAGGCATTGAGGAAAATTTTGTTGCCAACTAAATACttgtatttttctcaaatcGAATGTCTACTTGTGTGTCTTTCAAAACCAAGAGGTGGGCTTGGAAACAGCCATCCTTTGAAGAAAGCTTAA
- the LOC102618496 gene encoding uncharacterized protein LOC102618496 isoform X2, with amino-acid sequence MSRSTFSSLASSSLKRLPSSAVSPLGKDCIISSMKAIVIIVSRRFDRKLESTARVWWENNEVQGVEALRKILLPTKYLYFSQIECLLVCLSKPRGGLGNSHPLKKA; translated from the exons ATGTCCAGGTCTACTTTTTCAAGTCTTGCTTCTTCAAGTCTTAAAAG GTTGCCATCCAGCGCTGTGAGCCCTCTTGGTAAGGATTGCATTATTTCATCCATGAAAGCA ATTGTTATAATTGTGTCTCGAAGATTTGATAGGAAATTGGAAAGTACTGCAAGAGTTTG GTGGGAAAACAATGAAGTTCAAGGTGTAGAGGCATTGAGGAAAATTTTGTTGCCAACTAAATACttgtatttttctcaaatcGAATGTCTACTTGTGTGTCTTTCAAAACCAAGAGGTGGGCTTGGAAACAGCCATCCTTTGAAGAAAGCTTAA